In Desulfobacterales bacterium, a genomic segment contains:
- a CDS encoding CZB domain-containing protein produces the protein AVINETIAAAVEEQSATAGEIAKNITNSAQMAKNVSNLVFEASNNISEIADAMDKNYKAAQDVSTNIIEISDTTNEISRSLHEASSGSIDISKNIQAINESNKQVAIGASISRQEAKDLYDNAKKMFAIVNSFNIGKEKFNIAKIKAAHISWRSKLEGLLQGGQTLNANEVSSDRECSFGKWYFSQEGQQYKDNPVFKEIGSYHKDIHAFAKQMVEVYHQKKMEEAKNIMKKFENARVKLFKSLEDFYMQ, from the coding sequence TGCGGTAATTAATGAAACTATTGCTGCAGCAGTTGAAGAACAAAGCGCAACTGCTGGTGAAATTGCAAAAAATATAACAAACTCAGCTCAAATGGCAAAAAATGTATCGAATCTTGTTTTTGAAGCCTCAAATAATATTTCAGAAATCGCTGATGCTATGGATAAAAACTATAAAGCAGCTCAAGATGTATCGACTAATATTATTGAGATATCGGATACAACAAACGAAATTTCTCGTTCATTACATGAAGCTTCATCAGGATCAATAGATATATCCAAAAACATTCAAGCCATCAATGAATCCAATAAACAAGTAGCCATAGGAGCTTCAATCAGTCGTCAAGAAGCTAAAGATTTATATGATAACGCAAAAAAAATGTTTGCTATTGTTAATTCATTTAATATTGGAAAAGAAAAATTTAATATCGCCAAAATAAAAGCAGCTCATATTAGTTGGAGATCAAAGTTAGAAGGATTGCTACAGGGAGGTCAAACTTTGAATGCTAATGAGGTATCATCTGATCGTGAATGCAGTTTTGGCAAATGGTATTTCAGCCAAGAAGGTCAGCAATACAAAGATAATCCTGTTTTTAAAGAAATTGGTAGTTATCATAAAGATATACATGCTTTTGCCAAACAAATGGTAGAAGTCTATCATCAAAAGAAAATGGAAGAAGCAAAAAATATTATGAAAAAATTTGAAAATGCTCGTGTTAAACTTTTTAAATCTTTGGAAGACTTCTATATGCAATAA